In a single window of the Candidatus Polarisedimenticolia bacterium genome:
- a CDS encoding mercuric reductase, translated as MSPIDPQLESRPSPEAPDLTPRDEHNRELLANVHPSGWANPTPQSRYNLVVLGAGTAGLVTAAGAAGLGARVALVERHLMGGDCLNYGCIPSKSILRSSRVWHEARSAAALGFSGFAPATADFGAVMARMRGIRARISRHDSAPRFQSLGVDVFLGEGRFAGPDRVEVGDQMLRFKKAVIATGARPSRPDVPGLEEVGYLTNETVFSLTELPRRLAVIGGGPVGCELAQAFRRLGSEVTLFHGRPRLLNQEEEESSDLLRQVFDREGIRVLLGSRPLRAERDGGGKALVFRGTQGEERVIVDEILAGAGRTPNADGLGLHAVGVKSDPRQGILVDDRLRTTNRRIYAAGDVCSGIKLTHAADAAARIVIQNALFLGRKRVSALVLPRCTYTDPEVARVGITEAEARAAGLPVRVFLRRMAEVDRALADGEDEGFVKLLVDTGTDKIRGATIVARHAGEMINEITLAMNAGLGLGTISGVVHPYPTQAEAIKQAADACNRTRLTPRVKALLARWLQWTR; from the coding sequence ATGTCACCGATCGACCCGCAGCTTGAGAGCCGTCCTTCCCCTGAAGCTCCGGACCTGACACCGCGCGACGAGCACAATCGCGAGCTTCTTGCCAACGTCCATCCCTCCGGCTGGGCCAATCCCACGCCGCAAAGTCGCTACAACCTGGTCGTCCTGGGCGCCGGCACGGCGGGACTGGTGACCGCCGCGGGAGCGGCAGGCCTCGGCGCTCGCGTCGCGCTCGTGGAGCGCCACCTGATGGGAGGTGATTGCCTGAATTACGGCTGCATCCCTTCCAAGTCGATCCTGCGATCCTCCCGCGTCTGGCACGAGGCGCGCTCCGCCGCGGCGCTCGGGTTCAGCGGCTTCGCCCCCGCCACCGCCGACTTCGGCGCGGTGATGGCACGGATGCGCGGCATCCGTGCCCGCATCAGCCGCCACGACTCGGCGCCGCGCTTCCAGTCCCTCGGCGTCGACGTCTTCCTGGGCGAAGGCCGCTTCGCCGGCCCCGATCGGGTGGAGGTCGGCGACCAGATGCTGCGTTTCAAGAAGGCGGTGATCGCCACGGGCGCCCGGCCCTCCCGTCCCGACGTCCCCGGATTGGAAGAGGTCGGCTATCTCACCAACGAGACCGTCTTCTCTCTGACCGAGCTGCCGCGCCGGCTGGCCGTCATCGGAGGAGGACCGGTCGGTTGCGAGCTGGCGCAGGCCTTTCGGCGGCTGGGGAGCGAGGTCACCCTGTTCCATGGCCGTCCCCGGCTCCTGAACCAGGAGGAGGAAGAATCTTCCGACCTCTTGCGGCAGGTCTTCGATCGCGAAGGGATCCGCGTGCTCCTGGGAAGCCGCCCGTTGCGCGCCGAGCGCGACGGCGGAGGCAAGGCCTTGGTGTTTCGCGGCACGCAAGGCGAAGAGCGGGTGATCGTCGATGAGATCCTGGCCGGAGCCGGCCGGACCCCGAACGCCGACGGATTGGGCCTCCACGCCGTGGGCGTGAAGTCGGATCCACGCCAGGGAATCCTGGTCGACGACCGGCTGCGGACGACGAACCGGCGCATCTATGCCGCCGGCGACGTCTGCTCCGGGATCAAGCTGACGCATGCCGCGGATGCGGCGGCGCGCATCGTCATCCAGAACGCTCTCTTCCTCGGCCGAAAGCGCGTCTCGGCGCTGGTGCTGCCGCGCTGCACCTACACCGATCCCGAGGTCGCCAGGGTCGGAATCACCGAGGCGGAGGCGCGCGCAGCCGGCCTCCCGGTGCGGGTCTTCCTCCGGCGGATGGCGGAAGTGGATCGCGCCCTGGCCGACGGCGAGGACGAAGGGTTCGTGAAGCTCCTGGTCGATACAGGGACCGACAAAATCCGGGGAGCCACGATCGTGGCGCGTCACGCCGGCGAGATGATCAACGAGATCACGCTGGCCATGAACGCCGGATTGGGACTCGGGACGATTTCAGGGGTCGTCCATCCCTATCCGACGCAGGCGGAAGCCATCAAGCAGGCGGCCGATGCCTGCAACCGGACACGCCTCACCCCGAGGGTCAAAGCGCTGCTGGCTCGCTGGCTGCAATGGACGCGCTAG
- a CDS encoding glucosidase: MKPSDGLDPEQLRLAEDATRQKNWKRWGPYLSERQWGTIREDYSADGDCWSYFPHDHARSRTYRWGEDGLLGLADRECRLCFAPALWNGRDPILKERLFGLSGPEGNHGEDVKESYFYLDATPTHSYMKALYKYPHAAYPYDRVVKENRERGRDLGEWEIADSGLFDDSRYFDLFVEYAKDGPDDILIRLTASNRGPETASLHLLPTLWFRNTWRWDAHLPGAKPEIRLADRMSLAARHATLGEMRLAASPSRRGVRPTWLFTENETNTQRIFGTPSASTYVKDAFHEALIAGRAEAISLQGPGTKAAAHYLLEVPAGESEVIHLRLFMEASPPADPLGKSFAAIFALRQQEADAFYAARLPASLTDAQAAVCRQGYAGLLWSKQFYHYVVREWLEGDPGEPPPPRERRNGRNHEWTHIYNRDVISMPDKWEYPWYAAWDLAFHMIPFSKVDPAFAKEQLVLFLREWYMHPNGQIPAYEFAFGDVNPPVHAWAAWRIYKMTGGRGGRDRVFLERVFQKLLLNFTWWVNRKDPDGKNVFSGGFLGLDNIGVFDRSKPLPNGGHLEQADGTAWMAFYASTMMSMALELAREEPAYEDMASKFFEHFVAITDAMNQLGGTGLWDEEDGFYYDRLHLNGTSLLLKVRSIVGLIPLFAVEVIEEAGLHGLDGFKKRAAWFLENRSDLANQISYMETRGEEGHRHFLLAIPSRERLSRVLRTLLDEEEFLSPYGIRSLSRVHRDRPYRFEAAGQEYRVGYEPGEGLSGRFGGNSNWRGPIWFPVNFLLVEALERYHHFYRDGFKMECPTGSGRMLTLKEVSRELARRMASLFLPDRTGRRPVHGDDPRFAGDPHWRDLILFYEYFHGDHGRGLGASHQTGWTALAVSFLEDLAADRLKGTGP, encoded by the coding sequence ATGAAGCCATCGGACGGCCTCGATCCCGAGCAGCTCCGCCTCGCGGAGGACGCGACGCGGCAGAAGAACTGGAAGCGCTGGGGCCCCTATCTCTCCGAGAGACAGTGGGGCACCATCCGCGAGGACTACTCCGCCGACGGCGACTGCTGGAGCTATTTCCCGCACGACCACGCCCGCAGCCGGACCTACCGCTGGGGAGAGGATGGGCTTCTCGGGCTGGCCGACCGCGAGTGCCGCCTCTGCTTCGCGCCGGCGCTGTGGAACGGCCGCGACCCGATTCTCAAGGAGCGCCTGTTCGGGCTTTCCGGTCCGGAAGGCAACCATGGCGAAGATGTGAAGGAGTCCTATTTCTATCTCGATGCCACGCCCACGCACAGCTACATGAAGGCCCTCTACAAATACCCGCATGCCGCGTATCCGTACGACCGCGTCGTGAAAGAGAACCGCGAGCGCGGCCGCGACCTGGGCGAGTGGGAGATCGCCGACAGCGGCCTCTTCGATGACAGCCGCTATTTCGATCTCTTCGTCGAGTACGCCAAGGACGGGCCCGATGACATCCTCATCCGCCTCACCGCCTCCAATCGCGGCCCCGAAACGGCGTCGCTTCACCTGCTTCCCACTCTCTGGTTCCGCAATACCTGGCGCTGGGACGCGCACTTGCCGGGAGCGAAACCGGAGATCCGCCTCGCCGATCGGATGAGCCTGGCGGCCCGCCACGCGACCCTGGGCGAGATGCGCCTGGCGGCCTCGCCGTCGCGGCGCGGCGTCCGTCCGACATGGCTGTTCACCGAGAACGAGACCAACACCCAGCGCATCTTCGGCACTCCCTCCGCCAGCACCTACGTGAAGGATGCATTCCACGAGGCGCTGATCGCGGGACGGGCCGAGGCAATCAGCCTCCAGGGCCCCGGGACCAAGGCCGCGGCCCATTACCTCCTGGAAGTCCCCGCCGGAGAATCCGAAGTGATCCATCTGCGGCTCTTCATGGAGGCCTCGCCTCCGGCCGATCCTCTCGGCAAGAGCTTCGCGGCGATCTTCGCGTTGCGGCAACAGGAGGCCGATGCCTTCTACGCCGCGCGCCTGCCGGCGAGCCTCACCGACGCGCAAGCCGCCGTCTGCCGGCAAGGATACGCGGGGCTGCTGTGGAGCAAGCAGTTCTATCACTACGTCGTGCGGGAATGGCTCGAGGGAGATCCCGGCGAGCCCCCGCCGCCGCGTGAGCGCCGCAACGGGCGCAACCATGAGTGGACCCACATCTACAACCGCGACGTGATCTCGATGCCCGACAAGTGGGAATATCCCTGGTATGCCGCCTGGGACCTGGCGTTCCACATGATCCCCTTCTCGAAGGTGGATCCCGCCTTCGCCAAAGAGCAGCTGGTCCTGTTCCTGCGCGAGTGGTACATGCATCCCAACGGGCAGATCCCGGCCTACGAGTTCGCCTTCGGCGACGTGAACCCACCGGTGCATGCCTGGGCCGCCTGGCGGATCTACAAGATGACCGGCGGACGCGGCGGACGCGATCGCGTCTTCCTGGAGCGGGTCTTCCAGAAGCTGCTGCTGAATTTCACCTGGTGGGTGAACCGCAAGGACCCCGACGGCAAGAATGTCTTCTCGGGAGGCTTTCTCGGGCTGGACAACATCGGGGTCTTCGATCGCTCCAAGCCGCTTCCCAACGGCGGGCACCTGGAACAGGCCGATGGCACGGCCTGGATGGCCTTCTACGCATCCACCATGATGTCGATGGCCCTGGAGCTGGCGCGCGAGGAGCCGGCCTACGAGGACATGGCCTCCAAGTTCTTCGAGCACTTCGTGGCCATCACCGACGCCATGAACCAGCTCGGCGGAACGGGGCTGTGGGACGAGGAAGATGGCTTCTATTACGACCGGCTGCACCTGAACGGGACCTCGCTGCTCCTCAAAGTGCGCTCGATCGTCGGGCTGATTCCGCTGTTCGCCGTCGAGGTCATCGAGGAGGCGGGGCTGCACGGCTTGGACGGATTCAAGAAGCGGGCCGCCTGGTTCCTGGAGAATCGCAGCGATCTGGCGAATCAGATCTCCTACATGGAGACGAGAGGCGAGGAAGGACACCGGCACTTCCTGCTGGCCATCCCGTCGCGCGAGCGCCTGTCGCGCGTCCTGCGAACCCTGCTGGACGAGGAGGAGTTTCTCTCGCCGTATGGGATTCGCTCCCTTTCGCGGGTGCACCGTGACCGGCCTTATCGCTTCGAGGCGGCGGGGCAGGAGTATCGCGTCGGCTATGAGCCCGGAGAGGGGCTCTCCGGCCGCTTCGGCGGGAATTCCAACTGGCGGGGCCCCATCTGGTTCCCGGTCAACTTCCTGCTGGTGGAGGCGCTGGAGCGCTACCATCATTTCTATCGGGACGGATTCAAGATGGAATGCCCGACCGGATCGGGAAGGATGCTGACGCTCAAGGAAGTCTCGCGCGAGCTGGCGCGGCGGATGGCATCGCTCTTCCTGCCCGACCGGACGGGGCGGCGTCCCGTGCATGGCGACGACCCGCGCTTTGCCGGCGATCCCCACTGGCGCGATCTGATTCTGTTCTACGAATACTTCCACGGCGATCATGGCCGGGGCCTGGGCGCCTCGCACCAGACCGGCTGGACGGCGCTCGCCGTCAGCTTCCTGGAAGACCTGGCCGCCGACCGATTGAAAGGCACCGGACCCTAG